One window of Papaver somniferum cultivar HN1 chromosome 9, ASM357369v1, whole genome shotgun sequence genomic DNA carries:
- the LOC113309987 gene encoding F-box protein At2g32560-like, which yields MLFFLISCVSFIFLSKSLSLKSLPSWLGDMRLFFLWFWRNLLSLLVNSLRTTKISIENSERMSLRKKLVSSTRVEHVEEEMNYEMSVLDLPELVLESILGRLSPSGLCSMAAVCSSMRDRCRSDYLWKRHMDDKWGKVIGKAAYREWQWHIASKKNYALDRSNSKSITRSLSCIWPLAWFKSKLENSNKPKSSLPADSIMSWYLSLETGNFWFPAQVYNREHGHVGFMLSCYDAELSYDSRTDTFHARYPPHGRRTIVIEEGVEWDRIRAPAIDTLPHDLHVSDCLHDLHPGDHIEIQWRRNKEFPYGWWYGIVGHLEHCDGNERHCLCHSSDTVVLEFNQYTHGSRWRQTFLSRKDHREEGNEADGFYGGIRKLYAADEISMWKRLWPTEVLE from the exons ATGCTGTTCTTCTTGATatcttgtgtttctttcattttcttgTCAAAGTCTCTCTCTTTAAAATCCTTGCCATCATGGCTTGGTGATATGAGATTGTTCTTCCTTTGGTTTTGGAGAAATCTACTATCTTTATTAGTTAATTCTCTGAGAACAACGAAAATTTCAATTGAAAATTCAGAAAGAATGTCTTTAAGAAAGAAACTTGTTAGTAGTACAAGAGTTGAACATGTTGAAGAAGAGATGAATTATGAGATGTCTGTATTGGATTTGCCTGAACTAGTTTTGGAGAGCATTTTAGGTAGACTATCTCCATCTGGTTTATGTTCCATGGCTGCTGTTTGTAGCTCTATGAGAGATAGATGTAGGAGTGATTATCTTTGGAAAAGACACATGGATGATAAATGGGGTAAAGTTATTGGTAAAGCTGCTTATCGCGAATGGCAATGGCATATTGCTTCAAAAAAGAATTATGCTCTTGATCGCAGTAACTCGAAAAGTATTACCAGATCTTTGTCTTGTATATGGCCTCTTGCTTGGTTTAAATCGAAGCTCGAAAATTCGAACAAACCCAAGAGTAGTTTACCTGCGGATTCGATCATGTCATGGTATCTATCTCTTGAGACTGGCAACTTCTGGTTCCCGGCTCAAGTCTATAACCGCGAG CATGGTCATGTTGGATTTATGTTGTCATGCTACGACGCCGAGCTTAGCTATGACAGCCGCACAGACACCTTCCATGCTAG GTATCCTCCTCATGGCCGGAGGACTATTGTGATAGAAGAAGGTGTGGAGTGGGATAGGATAAGAGCACCGGCAATTGATACTCTTCCACATGACCTTCATGTGTCAGACTGTCTACATGATCTACATCCCGGAGACCATATTGAGATTCAATGGAGAAGAAATAAAGAATTTCCTTACG GTTGGTGGTATGGGATCGTTGGTCACTTGGAGCATTGTGACGGGAACGAGAGGCACTGCCTTTGTCATAGTAGCG ATACTGTGGTACTAGAGTTCAACCAGTACACTCATGGTTCAAGGTGGAGACAGACGTTTCTAAGCAGAAAAGATCATCGAGAAGAAGGGAATGAAGCAGATGGGTTCTACGGAGGAATCAGAAAACTTTATGCTGCCGATGAAATTTCTATGTGGAAACGGTTATGGCCTACTGAAGTCTTGGAATAA